AGCAGCCGATGGCCCCGGATGGTCAGCACCCCCACGCCGGTGAGGGTCAGGGCCATCCCGGTGCCGAAGGCGAGCACGATCACCACCGCGCCGACCGAGCGACCGGTCAGCAGCCCGCTGACCAGGATGAGGAAGGCCGACGGGGAGGGCAGCAGTCCGCCGGAGAGACCGAGCGCAACCAGCCCGCGACGCGACCACGGATCGACCGGATCGTGGCCGTGGCCGTGGGCGTGGGCGTGGGCATGGGCATGGGCGTGGCCGTGGGCGTGGCCGTGATCGTGATCGTGGGCGTGGGCGTGGGTATGGGCGTGGCCGTGAGCATGGGCGTGGGCGTGGCCGTGATCGTGGCTGTGGGCGCGCCGGGTCAGGTGCCGGCGGATCAGGTGTGCGCCGACGCCGATCACGACGACGCCCGCCAGGACCTGGAGGCCGGCGGTGATCGTCGTGGTGCCGAGGCTGGCCGCCCCGCTGAACCCCGTCCAGGCCAGCGCCAGCACCAGGACGGAGAAGGTGTGCATCACCGCGACGATCACACCCAGGCGGAGTGCATCCCGGTATCGGCCCCGCGTGCCGACCAGGTAGGCGGCGGTGATGCTCTTGCCGTGCCCAGGTGCCACGGCGTGCGCGGCGCCGACGCCCACCGCTGCTATCAGCGCCACCCAGAACAGGGTGGCGTTGTCGAAGAGAGCCAGCAGTCGCTCGTCGAGCCCGCTGAGGCCGTTCATGTCGTGCTCCGGGTACGTCGTCGAGACAGGAGAAGAAGCAGCGCGCCGAGCCCACCGAGGGCGGTGATCCCGACGGTCAGGGTGGCGGTCGGGTCGAGCCGTCGGCCCGACCGCGAGAAGTCGACCCGGTGGGTGCCGTCGGTCGCGGTGAAGAGCGCCTCGGCCGGTGTCGCCGCCTCGGCGCGCAGCACCGTGCGGTACGCCTGGTTGAGGTCGGTCAGCGCGGTCACCGTGATGTCGAGCGTGCGCACCGGCCCGGGGCAGTCGAAGGTGAGGCGGGCGCCCCGGGCGAGCAGGTCGTCCAGCGGCTCCAGTCGGCCGGGGCAGGCTTGGCCGTCCTGACTGACCGTGATCCGCTGGCGGAGGTAGTCGCCGACCGTGCTGGAACGCGCCAGCTTCTGCTCGCCGGTGAGTTTTGTGGTTACCGCGCCCGTGCTCGGGTCCTCGAACGCGCCCAACGACTGGCCGAGCGCCACCCAGTCGTCCTCGGCGGGTTGCCAGGACAGGTCGACCCGGGTGCCGTCGGCGGCGGCGCGGGCCACCGTGGGCGGGCCGAAGGGATGTGCGGCGGCGGGTGCGCCGGGGCCGAGCACGGCGGCCAGGGCCAACCCGCTGGCCAGCATCGCGCGGTAGTTCATCGTCTTCTCCCGAGGAGCGGTGGGGGCCGCCGGGCGGCGTCCCCCACCCGGGGTGTCACTCGAACAGGGACAGGGTCAACGTCGAGGCGTACTCACCCGCCGCCACATCAGCCGGCGTACGCAGGAACAACTCCGCGTTCACCGTGAACTCCCCACCCGCCACGGCACCCGAGTCGAACGTCGAGACCAGCAACTCCTGATCCACCAGACCCACGTTGTTGCCCGGCTGGGTCGGCTCGTCGACCACCGTCACCACCTCCTCGCCCTCGGCCACCAGACCGGTGTCCCCACCGTCGAGCAACTTCGGCCGCCAACCCAGATGCCCGGCACCGATCGGCGCCTGACCACCAGCGGCAACAAAATCCGTGGCGCTGCCCAGCACCGCCCACGCCGAACCCGCCGGCACCTCGTCAGCGGTCCGCGTGTCGGTCACCGTCACCGTCGGCAACACACCGACGAACTGCCGCACCAGCAACGTCGACCCGTCCTCGGACAACGCCACCGAGTCACCCGCCACCGACATGGCCAGCACCCCCGGCTCCCTGACCTCCTCGATGTCGACGGTCACCTCGACATCCGCACTCTCCCCCGGCTCCGCCGACACCGGCGACGCCACCGCCACCGAACCGGCCACCATCACGCCCGCGGCCACCACCGCGAACAAACGACTACGCCTGGCTGTACTCATATCCATGCTCCGTTGACCTTCGTGATTGGGAATGAGGCGGGTCAGTCGCAGCTCAGCGCGGTGTACTCCGCCGCGATCTGCATGGTCACCGGCGCGCCGTCGACGGTTCCGGTGACCTTCACCGTGGCGGTACCGGCCGGCACCGACCCGGCGCGGGAGTTGAACGACTGGTTGGCCGACTTACCGGGCGCGACCCCGGCGACGGTCCGCGACCCGTACGGCGTGATCAGCTCGACGGTCAGCGGCACCTCGCCGCCGTTGCGGACCTCGACCGCCACGTACACGTTCGTGCCGACGCAGCGGGTACGGGCCTGCGCGTCGACGTTCCACCCGGTCACCGTGACGGCCGGGCTGGTGATCTTCTGGTTGGGGCTGGACAGGAACACCTCGTAGGCCCGCCCCGTGGTGACGGTGCCCGGAACGGTCAGCTCGTAGCTGATCCGGCCCAGTTCGTCGGCGGTCAGGTTGGCGACCAGGGTGCCGTCCGCATCGCTGCCGACCGGCCGCAGGTGGGCCGCGACCTTCTCCGCCGGGTCGTAGCCGTACGCCTTGACCTTGACCTTGCCCTTGGCCTCGACGGTGGTCCGGTCGACCGTCACCTGCTGACCGACGGTGTTCTGCGGGGTGCGCAGCTCGTTGACGGTGCGCTCACCGGCGTCGTTCTTGCGGATCAGGAATCCGTCGTGGTGCTCGCCGTTTGCGTACCGGGACTCGTAGCGCAGGGTGCCCGCCGCCACGTCGATGAGCTGGTAGAGCTGGGTGTTCTGGCTGGTGCTGGTCACCTCGGCACCGTTGCCGGTCCAGTTCTGACCGTTGTTGAGCGCGTACATCTTGCCGCCGGAGACGGAGACCGCGTACACCGTGCCCTCGTGCACCGAGGCCGACCGGCGGTTGGTGGCCACGTTGCCCCGGCCGTACGAGTGGTCGTGGCCCTGGAGCACCAGGTCGACGCCGTACTGCTCGAAGAGTGGACCCCACTGGCTGCGGACGTTCGGGTTGTTGCGGGTGCCGGTCGTCGAGTAGACCGGGTGGTGGAAGGTCACCACCGTCCACTTGTTCGGGTTGTCCCGCAGCACGCCTTCCAGCCAGGCGGTCTGCGCGGCCATCAAGGTGGCGTTGCTCTGGTGGTTGGAGTCCAGGGCGATGAAGCGTACGCCCTGGTAGTCGAGGTAGTAGACGGTCTGCTTCAGCTCCGCGTTACCCGGCCCGTTGTCCGGGTACGGGAACTGCGGCCGCCAGAACTGCGACAGGCCGCCGGAGTACTCGTGGTTGCCCGGCACCGAGATGTTGTTGATCTGGCCGTCGATGAAGCCGCTGGCCTTGTACCACTGGCCCCACTGCTCCTCGCTGTTGGCGTGGTCGATGAGGTCACCGGCGTTGACGATCACCTTGGCCTGCGGGCGCTCGGCGAACGCCTGCCGGAACACCCGGGGCACGGCCGAGTCGAGGTAGTTCTGCGCGTCTCCGTAGTAGATGAAGGAGAACGGCTCGAAGTCAGTGGCCGCCGTCGTGAAGTCGATCCACTCGCTCCAGTTGGTGCCGTCGCCGACCCGGTAGGTGTACCGGGTGCTCGGCTTCAGGCCGGTGAACTCGACGGTGTGGTAGGTCGAGGCGTACCCCAGGGAGGTGTTGACCGGGGTGCTGGAGAGGGCGGAGAGCCGGGTCACCGCGCCGCTCGGCGGGACGAC
This DNA window, taken from Micromonospora sp. FIMYZ51, encodes the following:
- a CDS encoding metallophosphoesterase family protein, translated to MTNVVTDQTFAWRIGARRTKIVTIGAAALLVGGVALSPAAFGEAPPAKFPAAEIHKPSPVPDRIMLTPTTTPSTSQRVTWRAEAPAEWARAELLEAPRALGDVVPPSGAVTRLSALSSTPVNTSLGYASTYHTVEFTGLKPSTRYTYRVGDGTNWSEWIDFTTAATDFEPFSFIYYGDAQNYLDSAVPRVFRQAFAERPQAKVIVNAGDLIDHANSEEQWGQWYKASGFIDGQINNISVPGNHEYSGGLSQFWRPQFPYPDNGPGNAELKQTVYYLDYQGVRFIALDSNHQSNATLMAAQTAWLEGVLRDNPNKWTVVTFHHPVYSTTGTRNNPNVRSQWGPLFEQYGVDLVLQGHDHSYGRGNVATNRRSASVHEGTVYAVSVSGGKMYALNNGQNWTGNGAEVTSTSQNTQLYQLIDVAAGTLRYESRYANGEHHDGFLIRKNDAGERTVNELRTPQNTVGQQVTVDRTTVEAKGKVKVKAYGYDPAEKVAAHLRPVGSDADGTLVANLTADELGRISYELTVPGTVTTGRAYEVFLSSPNQKITSPAVTVTGWNVDAQARTRCVGTNVYVAVEVRNGGEVPLTVELITPYGSRTVAGVAPGKSANQSFNSRAGSVPAGTATVKVTGTVDGAPVTMQIAAEYTALSCD